Part of the Mya arenaria isolate MELC-2E11 chromosome 8, ASM2691426v1 genome, ATTTGTTGCTGCTACGGGTCTACTCGGTGTTGTAATTGTAGTGCTATAATCACCATATTCATTTCTTCCTGTCTCAGCAGTTTTGGATTCGTCATGCACATGCACAAACTGCATAGTATCTTCCGACCCCTCTATTAAACCATGCTCTGTCTGAAGTCGAAATTTCTTGTCTGGCTCTTTAAGCTTTGGTGAGATAAATGTTCTGTTCCCCATGTTACATTTTTTCTCTTGCTTGTTCACTGTTTGTTCGCTCTCAGTGCGGAAAGGTTTATCTTGTGTTCCCTTGTACTCTTTCTGTGTTGGCTTCTTGATATGTGTTGGGTAAACGTCTTTAGTTACAGGTTGTTGTTTGCCTGCTTCTGTTTTTTGACTAACATTGCGCTTTACGCTCCCAGTGCAAAGAGACTTATCTTGCATTTCTTTGTCTTCATTCTTTGTTAGCTTCTTGCCTTTTGGAGGGATAACGTCTTCAGTTACGGTTTTGATTTCTTCAATTGTTTGACCGACACTGCGTTTTACGCTCCCAGTTGTGACAGGCTTATCACCTACAGTGTCATTTAGAGTGATATAATACTCGGTTGTTCTATGCGATATGTAGATAATACCAAACACTTTCAACTGATTTTTATAACTGATTAACCTTTTAGCGAACATCCATATTTTCGTCGACAGTTCAGTAGTATCCGCACTAACTCTGAAAATGCAAATACCATTATGTAACCAAGGCAAAgttatagtttatttaatttaaagtgataacaatattaatatttaaattctgAATTAAATCATTATAACTAGAGGTTTTAAGTGACAACATACGCAAGGATCATTCGCAAAGAAAGGAGTTAAAAGGAACAAGAGGGCCATATTGGCCCtcaatcgctcacctgagtaaaagagtttaacctttgtaataaaaaaagcttggtatttgttgtat contains:
- the LOC128242520 gene encoding uncharacterized protein LOC128242520, with product MSDSNNTAFKTAIRTACSNVLPMKQLKVFGVVCLEKDKEKEQTLKIDININNNEEVGAGQSQSVEINHRVSADTTELSTKIWMFAKRLISYKNQLKVFGIIYISHRTTEYYITLNDTVGDKPVTTGSVKRSVGQTIEEIKTVTEDVIPPKGKKLTKNEDKEMQDKSLCTGSVKRNVSQKTEAGKQQPVTKDVYPTHIKKPTQKEYKGTQDKPFRTESEQTVNKQEKKCNMGNRTFISPKLKEPDKKFRLQTEHGLIEGSEDTMQFVHVHDESKTAETGRNEYGDYSTTITTPSRPVAATNVNMKRKSTSHVEQVGATIGKKIKQERSGDMNKFKLTCRKCKKKILYSKKCMIKHIKVCANVCDQDALGYIIIG